In a single window of the Nocardioides massiliensis genome:
- a CDS encoding 4-(cytidine 5'-diphospho)-2-C-methyl-D-erythritol kinase — translation MRSAGSPAPRAVRVQAPAKINLRLGVGPVRDDGYHPLGTVYFALDWRDAVTARLAEPGEEWSVEVTTSVPERVDLSGVPTDADNLAVRAAQLVAARSRVPASAVPPVALSIDKQIPVAGGLAGGSADAAATLVACNHLWDLGMPALELSALAAELGSDVPFALLGETALGEGHGEQVTMMIATGEFWWVVLADPVGLSTPAVYAAFDTLVADGYFTPVGTEVPDGLAAALHDGDAAALAPYLANDLTIPAISLRPELAERLAAGAAAGALAPLLSGSGPTCLFLCGSRAHAEAVVRVLADRGLPGALVCSGPTPGALDSVEELA, via the coding sequence ATGAGGAGCGCCGGTTCGCCCGCGCCGCGCGCCGTGCGCGTCCAGGCACCCGCCAAGATCAACCTGCGCCTCGGCGTCGGTCCCGTCCGCGACGACGGCTACCACCCGCTCGGCACCGTCTACTTCGCCCTCGACTGGCGCGACGCGGTCACCGCGCGTCTCGCCGAGCCGGGGGAGGAGTGGTCGGTGGAGGTGACCACCTCCGTGCCCGAGCGGGTCGACCTCTCCGGCGTGCCGACCGATGCCGACAACCTCGCGGTCCGCGCGGCACAACTGGTAGCGGCGCGCTCCCGGGTCCCCGCGTCCGCCGTGCCGCCCGTCGCGCTGAGCATCGACAAGCAGATCCCCGTCGCCGGCGGGTTGGCGGGTGGCAGCGCGGATGCGGCGGCGACGCTGGTGGCCTGCAACCACCTGTGGGATCTCGGCATGCCCGCCCTCGAGCTGTCCGCGCTCGCGGCCGAGCTGGGCAGCGACGTGCCGTTCGCACTCCTCGGAGAGACAGCGCTCGGGGAGGGACACGGGGAGCAGGTCACGATGATGATCGCCACCGGCGAGTTCTGGTGGGTGGTCCTCGCCGACCCCGTGGGACTCTCGACCCCCGCGGTCTACGCCGCCTTCGACACCTTGGTCGCTGACGGCTACTTCACTCCGGTCGGCACGGAGGTCCCCGACGGGTTGGCCGCTGCGCTCCACGATGGCGACGCCGCGGCACTGGCGCCGTACCTCGCCAACGACCTGACGATCCCCGCGATCTCCCTGCGACCTGAGCTGGCTGAGCGGTTGGCGGCGGGTGCCGCGGCCGGGGCCTTGGCGCCGCTGTTGTCCGGGTCTGGCCCGACGTGTCTGTTCCTATGTGGGTCACGGGCTCACGCTGAGGCCGTCGTGCGCGTGCTCGCCGACCGCGGGCTGCCCGGCGCCCTGGTCTGCTCGGGCCCGACCCCTGGCGCCCTCGACTCCGTGGAGGAGCTGGCATGA
- a CDS encoding MarR family winged helix-turn-helix transcriptional regulator produces the protein MAHDEVDLLVQAWGRERADLDLAPLEVFSRIDRLSVLLGRARKAAFAEHGLDGWEFDVLAALRRAGAPYELSPGRLIRETLVTSGTMTNRVDRLAERGLVERSPDPRDRRGVLVRLTPAGKDAVDGAFASLLAREQQLLTGITPAERDALAATLRALMVPLEA, from the coding sequence ATGGCGCACGACGAGGTCGACCTCCTGGTCCAGGCATGGGGCCGCGAGCGCGCCGACCTGGACCTGGCGCCGCTGGAGGTCTTCAGCCGCATCGACCGGCTCAGCGTGCTGCTGGGGCGGGCGCGCAAGGCGGCGTTCGCCGAGCACGGCCTCGACGGCTGGGAGTTCGACGTGCTGGCGGCGCTGCGGCGGGCGGGCGCGCCCTACGAGCTCTCCCCCGGCCGGCTGATCCGCGAGACGCTCGTGACCAGCGGGACCATGACGAACCGCGTCGACCGTCTGGCCGAGCGGGGCCTGGTCGAGCGCTCCCCCGACCCGCGCGACCGGCGCGGCGTGCTCGTGCGGCTGACCCCCGCCGGCAAGGACGCCGTCGACGGTGCCTTCGCCTCCCTGCTCGCCCGCGAGCAGCAGCTGCTCACCGGCATCACGCCGGCGGAGCGCGACGCGCTGGCAGCGACCCTGCGCGCGCTGATGGTGCCGCTCGAGGCCTGA
- a CDS encoding TatD family hydrolase has protein sequence MSRNPERPPAPEPLPVPVVDNHCHLDIAAGFDGGLPVEQALAEAAGVGVPRIVQIGCDLPGARFAVEAARTHRGIVAGVALHPNEAPVLAARGELEAAYAEIERLAADPVVRAVGETGLDYYRTGEDGRAAQHESFRWHVDLAKRLDKTLVIHDRDSHDDIVRVLDEVGAPDRWVMHCFSGDADFARACLDRGAHLSFAGTVTFKNAVPVQEALRTTPLDRVLVETDAPFLTPMPYRGRVNASYLVPVTVRAMAQMRGDDLELLCAAIAANTDRAFGGTWDSWDQSDA, from the coding sequence ATGAGCCGCAACCCCGAGCGTCCCCCCGCACCGGAGCCCCTGCCGGTCCCGGTGGTCGACAACCACTGCCACCTCGACATCGCCGCCGGCTTCGACGGTGGGCTGCCCGTCGAGCAGGCGCTCGCCGAGGCGGCGGGCGTCGGCGTGCCGCGGATCGTGCAGATCGGCTGCGACCTCCCGGGCGCGCGCTTCGCCGTCGAGGCCGCACGCACGCACCGCGGGATCGTCGCGGGTGTCGCGCTGCACCCCAACGAGGCGCCCGTGCTGGCCGCCCGCGGGGAGCTCGAGGCTGCGTACGCCGAGATCGAGCGCCTCGCCGCCGACCCGGTCGTGCGCGCGGTGGGGGAGACCGGGCTCGACTACTACCGCACCGGCGAGGACGGCCGCGCTGCCCAGCACGAGTCGTTCCGCTGGCACGTCGACCTGGCCAAGCGGCTCGACAAGACGCTGGTCATCCACGACCGCGACAGCCACGACGACATCGTGCGCGTCCTCGACGAGGTCGGCGCTCCCGACCGGTGGGTGATGCACTGCTTCAGCGGCGACGCCGACTTCGCCCGGGCGTGCCTCGACCGCGGCGCGCACCTCTCCTTCGCCGGGACGGTGACGTTCAAGAACGCCGTGCCCGTCCAGGAGGCGTTGCGGACCACCCCGCTCGACCGGGTCCTGGTGGAGACCGACGCGCCGTTCCTGACCCCCATGCCCTACCGCGGACGGGTGAACGCGTCGTACCTCGTCCCGGTGACGGTGCGGGCGATGGCGCAGATGCGCGGCGACGACCTCGAGCTGCTCTGCGCCGCGATCGCGGCCAACACCGACCGCGCGTTCGGCGGCACCTGGGACTCCTGGGACCAGAGCGACGCCTGA
- a CDS encoding dolichyl-phosphate-mannose--protein mannosyltransferase: MTTTVSTSAPAARPPGRGARTWQRARRLALAGSGWPSAIGLAILALVMRLWRLGYPADFLFDETYYAKDGWSLWQHGYVREFVTGANESVLAGDLDVFRETPSMTVHPEVGKWLIGLGQEVFGVTPFGWRVASAVAGALLVLVLVRLTRRLTGSTLLGLTAGTLLMVDGLHFVMSRLALLDIFLALFLLAGVSCLVADRDRARARMARLVPLDTLVEHGWGPVRPLLLRPWRIAAGVMFGLAIGCKWTALFPLAAFGLLTWAWDAGLRREIGVRWPVVRSAVADGIPAFVSLVGVALVVYVATWTGWLVNAEAYEQHLSDTQYGAPWGDYVDTEPDTVLGETVQSLRSLALYHRDVFTFHTQFLNESEHTYQSDPRGWLILNRPVGVDAQLDIPPGEQGCTAVEGSDCLRQILLLGTPLLWWGGVVALVYAAIAWVARRDWRYGVAVVGVLSSWLPWFRYDDRPIFLFYATAFLPFIVLAVTLLLGRVLGPPDATPRRRRTGAVAAGTFVVLVALNFAWFWPVYTDGLLTTAQWLQRIWFREWI, encoded by the coding sequence GTGACCACGACCGTCTCGACCTCGGCGCCCGCCGCACGGCCGCCGGGTCGGGGCGCACGCACCTGGCAGCGCGCCCGGCGGTTGGCACTCGCCGGGTCGGGCTGGCCGTCGGCGATCGGGCTCGCGATCCTCGCGCTCGTGATGCGGCTGTGGCGGCTCGGCTACCCCGCGGACTTCCTCTTCGACGAGACCTACTACGCCAAGGACGGCTGGTCGCTGTGGCAGCACGGCTACGTCCGCGAGTTCGTCACGGGTGCCAACGAGTCGGTCCTCGCCGGCGACCTCGACGTCTTCCGCGAGACCCCGTCGATGACCGTCCACCCCGAGGTCGGCAAGTGGCTCATCGGGCTGGGCCAGGAGGTCTTCGGGGTCACGCCGTTCGGGTGGCGGGTGGCGAGCGCGGTGGCGGGAGCGCTGCTCGTGCTGGTCCTCGTCCGGCTGACCCGCCGGCTGACCGGGTCCACCCTGCTGGGGCTGACCGCCGGCACCCTGCTCATGGTCGACGGGCTGCACTTCGTGATGTCGCGGCTGGCGCTGCTCGATATCTTCCTCGCCCTCTTCCTCCTCGCGGGTGTCAGCTGCCTGGTCGCCGACCGCGACCGGGCGCGCGCCCGCATGGCCCGGCTGGTGCCCCTGGACACCCTCGTCGAGCACGGCTGGGGACCGGTGCGTCCCTTGCTGCTGCGCCCCTGGCGGATCGCTGCCGGCGTGATGTTCGGGCTCGCGATCGGCTGCAAGTGGACGGCCCTCTTCCCGCTCGCGGCGTTCGGGCTGCTGACCTGGGCCTGGGACGCCGGGCTGCGCCGCGAGATCGGCGTGCGCTGGCCGGTCGTGCGCTCGGCGGTGGCCGACGGCATCCCCGCGTTCGTCTCGCTGGTGGGCGTGGCGCTCGTCGTCTACGTCGCGACCTGGACCGGCTGGCTGGTCAACGCCGAGGCCTACGAGCAGCACCTCTCCGACACGCAGTACGGCGCCCCCTGGGGCGACTACGTCGACACCGAGCCCGACACGGTCCTCGGCGAGACGGTGCAGTCCCTGCGCTCGCTCGCGCTCTATCACCGCGACGTGTTCACCTTCCACACGCAGTTCCTCAACGAGTCCGAGCACACCTACCAGTCCGACCCGCGTGGCTGGCTGATCCTCAACCGGCCCGTCGGGGTCGACGCCCAGCTCGACATCCCGCCCGGCGAGCAGGGCTGCACAGCGGTCGAGGGCAGCGACTGCCTGCGCCAGATCCTGCTGCTCGGCACGCCGCTGTTGTGGTGGGGCGGCGTGGTCGCACTCGTATATGCCGCCATCGCGTGGGTCGCCCGCCGCGACTGGCGCTACGGCGTCGCGGTGGTCGGCGTGCTGTCGAGCTGGCTGCCGTGGTTCCGCTACGACGACCGGCCGATCTTCCTCTTCTACGCCACCGCCTTCCTGCCGTTCATCGTCCTCGCAGTGACCCTGCTGCTCGGCCGGGTCCTCGGCCCACCGGACGCCACGCCCCGGCGGCGGCGTACGGGTGCGGTGGCGGCCGGGACCTTCGTCGTGCTCGTGGCGCTGAACTTCGCGTGGTTCTGGCCGGTCTACACCGACGGGCTGCTCACGACCGCGCAGTGGCTGCAGCGGATCTGGTTCCGCGAGTGGATCTGA
- a CDS encoding antibiotic biosynthesis monooxygenase family protein: MSVVKINAISVPPQAGPELEKRFAARAGAVEGSPGFLGFQLLRPTAGEERYFVVTHWADEESFVAWRDGDARAAHAGDQKPVASGAQLLEFDVVLDVRPDSPDSPDSSDSSA, from the coding sequence ATGTCCGTCGTGAAGATCAACGCCATCTCCGTCCCGCCGCAGGCCGGCCCCGAGCTGGAGAAGCGGTTCGCCGCCCGCGCCGGGGCGGTCGAGGGTTCGCCCGGCTTCCTGGGCTTCCAGCTGCTGCGGCCCACCGCGGGCGAGGAGCGCTACTTCGTCGTCACCCACTGGGCCGACGAGGAGTCCTTCGTCGCCTGGCGCGACGGCGACGCCCGCGCCGCGCACGCCGGCGACCAGAAGCCGGTCGCCAGCGGTGCTCAGCTGCTGGAGTTCGACGTGGTGCTCGACGTGCGCCCCGACAGCCCCGACAGCCCCGACAGCTCCGACAGCTCCGCCTGA
- a CDS encoding alpha/beta hydrolase, with translation MSTTAPWHPDILDGYESRTLHLGTDPDGEGEVEATLVRRPVGADEQVSGAVLYVHGFCDYFFQRDMADFYAARGYAFYALDLRKCGRSRRPGQTAHYVSDLAFYDAELDRALEIVHAETGQRVLVSAHSTGGLVVALWSHRRHLAALEAGQRWDSHVSGLVLNSPWFDLQGSAMLRTVGTQVVRAMAKAKPLDELKLPAGDAYGTSLHVSGSGEWDYDLRFKPVESFPVTYGWLNAVRRGHARLHRGLDVGVPSLVLRSDATKFARRYSPDVDVVDMVLDVAHIARWSGCLGNAVTALPVPGARHDVFLSKQPARDAAYAAVDRWLHQWVRPGEAQAELSELSGLSGLSGRTSSTTSNSSS, from the coding sequence GTGAGCACGACGGCACCCTGGCACCCCGACATCCTCGACGGCTACGAGAGCCGCACCCTGCACCTGGGCACCGACCCGGACGGCGAGGGTGAGGTCGAGGCCACCCTCGTACGCCGTCCGGTGGGCGCAGACGAGCAGGTGAGCGGCGCCGTGCTCTACGTCCACGGCTTCTGCGACTACTTCTTCCAGCGCGACATGGCCGACTTCTACGCGGCGCGGGGCTATGCGTTCTATGCGCTCGACCTGCGCAAGTGCGGGCGTTCGCGCCGCCCCGGACAGACCGCGCACTACGTCTCCGACCTCGCGTTCTATGACGCCGAGCTCGACCGCGCGCTGGAGATCGTGCACGCCGAGACCGGCCAGCGCGTGCTGGTCTCCGCGCACTCCACCGGTGGTCTGGTGGTCGCGCTGTGGTCGCACCGGCGCCACCTCGCGGCGCTCGAGGCGGGGCAGCGGTGGGACAGCCACGTGTCGGGGCTCGTGCTGAACTCGCCGTGGTTCGACCTGCAGGGCAGCGCCATGCTGCGCACCGTCGGCACCCAGGTCGTCCGGGCGATGGCGAAGGCGAAGCCGCTCGACGAGCTGAAGCTCCCCGCGGGCGACGCCTACGGCACCAGCCTGCACGTGAGCGGGAGCGGGGAGTGGGACTACGACCTGCGGTTCAAGCCGGTCGAGAGCTTCCCGGTCACCTACGGCTGGCTCAACGCCGTACGCCGCGGGCACGCGCGCCTGCACCGGGGACTCGACGTCGGCGTGCCGTCGTTGGTCCTGCGCTCCGACGCCACGAAGTTCGCGCGCCGCTACTCACCCGACGTCGACGTGGTGGACATGGTCCTCGACGTCGCCCACATCGCGCGCTGGTCGGGCTGCCTCGGCAACGCCGTCACGGCGCTGCCGGTGCCCGGCGCGCGTCACGACGTGTTCTTGTCCAAGCAGCCGGCGCGGGACGCGGCCTACGCCGCCGTCGACCGGTGGCTGCACCAGTGGGTGCGCCCGGGCGAGGCTCAGGCGGAGCTGTCGGAGCTGTCGGGGCTGTCGGGGCTGTCGGGGCGCACGTCGAGCACCACGTCGAACTCCAGCAGCTGA
- a CDS encoding ABC-F family ATP-binding cassette domain-containing protein: MSRPAANLINLERVHKSYGVRPLLDGVSLGVGAEDRIGIVGRNGDGKTTLLDLLAGREEPDDGRISRSRDLHLGYLAQHDDLTEDDTVREAVLGGRADHEWAADATTRELVEVLLAGLPLERGIAGLSGGERRRCSLARLLLEDHDLLILDEPTNHLDVEAVAWLADHLRRRTAALVVVTHDRWFLDEVCTTTWEVHDGVVDSYDGGYAAFVLAKAERQRQASASEARRQNLVRKELAWLRRGAPARTAKPKFRIEAATELISDVPPPRDRLELQRFAVQRLGKDVIDLEDADLTRGDRTLLRHATWRLGPGDRVGLVGVNGAGKTSVLRLLAGDIKPDVGRVRRGRTVALAHLSQALDEVDETQRVLDSVQAIRQVTKTADGEITASSLLERFGFTGDRLVTRIGDLSGGERRRLQLLRLLLDEPNVLLLDEPTNDLDIETLNVLEDFLDGWPGTLVVVSHDRYFLERVTDSVWALMGDGQVVMLPRGVDEYLERRSRTVRSAIHSGGAAAGSSGGSSGGSSELNPAEQRELRKTMERLERQIAKIDKQVSALESQMVEAASDHERLAALDAELRAAITVKEQREEEWLEVAERLG; this comes from the coding sequence ATGAGCCGTCCCGCAGCCAACCTGATCAACCTCGAGCGCGTCCACAAGTCCTACGGCGTCCGTCCGCTGCTGGACGGGGTGAGTCTCGGAGTCGGTGCGGAGGACCGGATCGGCATCGTCGGGCGCAACGGCGACGGCAAGACGACGCTGCTCGACCTGCTGGCCGGACGCGAGGAGCCCGACGACGGGCGGATCTCCCGCTCGCGCGACCTGCACCTGGGCTACCTGGCGCAGCACGATGACCTCACCGAGGACGACACCGTCCGCGAGGCGGTGCTCGGGGGGCGTGCCGACCACGAGTGGGCCGCCGACGCCACCACGCGCGAGCTGGTCGAGGTCCTGCTCGCCGGTCTCCCGCTCGAGCGCGGCATCGCCGGACTCTCCGGTGGGGAGCGCCGGCGCTGCTCGCTGGCCCGGCTGCTGCTGGAGGACCACGACCTGCTGATCCTCGACGAGCCCACCAACCACCTCGACGTCGAGGCCGTCGCCTGGTTGGCCGACCACCTGCGTCGGCGTACGGCGGCCCTGGTGGTCGTCACCCACGACCGGTGGTTCCTCGACGAGGTCTGCACCACCACCTGGGAGGTCCACGACGGCGTCGTCGACTCCTACGACGGGGGGTACGCCGCCTTCGTGCTGGCCAAGGCCGAGCGCCAGCGGCAGGCGTCGGCCAGTGAGGCGCGTCGGCAGAACCTCGTCCGCAAGGAGCTGGCGTGGCTGCGGCGCGGTGCGCCCGCGCGCACGGCCAAGCCGAAGTTCCGCATCGAGGCGGCGACCGAGCTGATCAGCGACGTGCCGCCGCCGCGGGACCGCCTCGAGCTGCAGCGCTTCGCGGTGCAGCGGCTCGGCAAGGACGTCATCGATCTCGAGGACGCCGACCTCACCCGCGGCGACCGGACCCTGTTGCGCCATGCGACCTGGCGGCTCGGCCCGGGTGACCGGGTCGGCCTGGTCGGGGTCAACGGCGCGGGCAAGACGTCGGTCCTGCGCCTGCTTGCCGGCGACATCAAGCCCGACGTCGGTCGCGTCCGCCGCGGTCGCACGGTGGCGCTGGCCCATCTCAGCCAGGCGCTCGACGAGGTCGACGAGACCCAGCGGGTGCTCGACTCGGTGCAGGCGATCCGGCAGGTCACCAAGACCGCGGACGGCGAGATCACGGCCTCGTCCCTGCTCGAGCGCTTCGGCTTCACCGGCGATCGGCTCGTCACGCGCATCGGCGACCTGTCGGGCGGGGAGCGTCGGCGCCTGCAGCTGCTGCGGCTGCTCCTGGACGAGCCGAACGTGCTGCTGCTCGACGAGCCCACCAACGACCTCGACATCGAGACCCTCAACGTCCTCGAGGACTTCCTCGACGGGTGGCCCGGCACCCTCGTCGTCGTGTCCCACGACCGGTACTTCCTCGAGCGCGTCACCGACTCGGTCTGGGCGTTGATGGGCGACGGGCAGGTGGTGATGCTGCCGCGCGGCGTCGACGAGTACCTCGAGCGGCGATCGCGCACGGTCCGTTCGGCGATCCACTCGGGTGGCGCGGCGGCTGGTTCGTCGGGCGGTTCGTCAGGTGGTTCCTCGGAGCTCAACCCCGCCGAGCAGCGCGAGCTGCGCAAGACCATGGAGCGGCTCGAGCGCCAGATCGCCAAGATCGACAAGCAGGTCAGCGCGCTCGAGAGCCAGATGGTCGAGGCCGCCAGCGATCACGAGCGCCTCGCGGCGCTCGACGCCGAGCTCCGCGCCGCCATCACGGTCAAGGAGCAGCGCGAGGAGGAGTGGCTCGAGGTCGCCGAGCGGCTGGGCTGA
- the rsmA gene encoding 16S rRNA (adenine(1518)-N(6)/adenine(1519)-N(6))-dimethyltransferase RsmA: MRSLAAELDLRPTKQRGQNFVIDPNTVRRIVRDAGLRADDVVLEVGPGLGSLTLALLETVAQVVAIEIDPVLAARLPATIAAHAPDQAAGFRVIEADAMSIEALPDPQPTALVANLPYNVSVPVLLHLMALLPTVERGLVMVQAEVADRLVAGPGSRTYGVPSVKAAWYADVRRAGAVGRNVFWPAPNVDSGLVAWTRREPPETTATREQVFAVVDAAFAQRRKMLRAALRPLLGSAEEAEATLRRAGIDPQVRGEQLRVTDFARIAEELHR; this comes from the coding sequence GTGCGTTCGCTGGCCGCCGAGCTCGACCTGCGTCCCACGAAGCAGCGGGGGCAGAACTTCGTCATCGACCCCAACACCGTGCGCCGGATCGTGCGCGACGCGGGGCTCCGCGCCGACGACGTGGTCCTCGAGGTCGGCCCCGGTCTCGGCTCGTTGACCCTCGCGCTGCTCGAGACCGTCGCACAGGTCGTCGCCATCGAGATCGACCCCGTCCTCGCTGCGCGGCTGCCCGCCACGATCGCCGCGCACGCACCGGACCAGGCGGCCGGGTTCCGGGTCATCGAGGCCGACGCCATGAGCATCGAGGCCCTGCCCGACCCGCAGCCCACCGCGCTCGTGGCCAACCTGCCCTACAACGTGTCCGTGCCCGTGCTGCTGCACCTGATGGCGCTGCTGCCGACGGTCGAACGCGGCCTGGTGATGGTGCAGGCCGAGGTCGCCGACCGGCTCGTCGCGGGTCCCGGTTCGCGGACGTACGGCGTCCCGTCGGTCAAGGCGGCGTGGTACGCCGACGTGCGCCGCGCCGGCGCGGTGGGACGCAACGTCTTCTGGCCCGCGCCCAATGTGGACTCGGGTCTGGTGGCCTGGACCCGGCGCGAGCCCCCGGAGACCACCGCGACCCGCGAGCAGGTCTTCGCGGTCGTCGACGCGGCCTTCGCCCAGCGGCGCAAGATGCTGCGGGCCGCGCTGCGACCCCTGCTCGGCTCGGCCGAGGAGGCGGAGGCGACACTTCGTCGTGCGGGGATCGACCCGCAGGTGCGCGGCGAGCAGCTGCGCGTCACCGACTTCGCCCGGATCGCCGAGGAGCTGCACCGATGA
- a CDS encoding resuscitation-promoting factor → MRLPIAELSTRLTKSRKVLVSLAVAVAVALVGTTVGYSAMTKTVTLSLDGKAVEVRTLGGTVEQILADEGVEVGPRDVVAPAPSSEVNDGSQISVRFARQLDITVDGEERTYWTTATDVVSALDQLGLRHENAALSVSRSATVGRDGLALELITPRTVRIKVGAQALEKHNLPVLTVGDLLTELEIELGEHDVVKPGLKQELSQGDKVVITRVKVRTEEVAGETISRDTVEQRDGSMLRGETEVVREGRDGLRDVTYRLVFHNGKLQTRRVVDTTVRREPVDKVVKVGTKEPPAPPAAPANFAGGNSVWDQLAQCESGGNWAINTGNGYYGGLQFSLSTWRAYGGPGYPHEQSRETQIAIATKLRDANGGSYGSWPSCASKLGLPR, encoded by the coding sequence GTGCGACTTCCCATCGCCGAGCTCAGCACCCGTCTCACCAAGAGCCGCAAGGTCCTCGTGTCGCTGGCTGTCGCCGTCGCGGTCGCCCTCGTGGGCACCACGGTCGGGTACTCAGCCATGACGAAGACCGTCACCCTGTCCCTCGACGGCAAGGCCGTCGAGGTGCGCACGCTCGGCGGCACCGTCGAGCAGATCCTCGCCGACGAGGGTGTCGAGGTCGGACCACGTGACGTGGTCGCGCCCGCGCCCAGCAGCGAGGTCAACGACGGGTCCCAGATCTCGGTGCGCTTCGCCCGCCAGCTCGACATCACCGTCGACGGCGAGGAGCGCACCTACTGGACGACGGCGACCGACGTCGTCTCCGCGCTCGACCAGCTCGGTCTGCGCCACGAGAACGCCGCCCTGTCGGTCAGCCGCAGCGCCACCGTCGGCCGCGACGGGCTCGCCCTCGAGCTGATCACGCCGCGCACCGTCCGGATCAAGGTCGGCGCTCAGGCGCTCGAGAAGCACAACCTCCCCGTCCTGACCGTGGGCGACCTGCTCACCGAGCTCGAGATCGAGCTCGGCGAGCACGACGTCGTGAAGCCCGGCCTGAAGCAGGAGCTGAGCCAGGGCGACAAGGTCGTCATCACCCGGGTCAAGGTGCGCACCGAGGAGGTCGCCGGCGAGACCATCAGCCGCGACACCGTGGAGCAGCGCGACGGCTCGATGCTGCGCGGCGAGACCGAGGTGGTCCGCGAGGGCCGTGACGGTCTGCGTGACGTGACCTACCGGCTGGTCTTCCACAACGGCAAGCTCCAGACCCGACGCGTCGTCGACACCACGGTCCGGCGCGAGCCGGTCGACAAGGTCGTCAAGGTGGGCACCAAGGAGCCGCCCGCGCCCCCTGCCGCGCCGGCCAACTTCGCCGGTGGCAACTCGGTGTGGGACCAGCTCGCGCAGTGCGAGTCCGGCGGCAACTGGGCGATCAACACCGGCAACGGCTACTACGGCGGTCTGCAGTTCAGCCTGAGCACCTGGCGTGCGTACGGCGGACCGGGCTACCCGCACGAGCAGAGCCGCGAGACCCAGATCGCGATCGCGACGAAGCTCCGCGACGCCAACGGTGGCAGTTACGGCTCGTGGCCGTCCTGCGCGAGCAAGCTGGGTCTGCCGCGCTGA
- the rsmI gene encoding 16S rRNA (cytidine(1402)-2'-O)-methyltransferase, with product MLVLAATPIGHVGDAPPRLAEELTRADVIAAEDTRRLKRLLADLGITPTGRVVSYFEGNEAARTPQLADALAAGERVVLVTDAGMPSVSDPGYRLVTAALARDVAVTAVPGPSAVLTALAVSGLPVDRFCFEGFLPRKAGERARRLATLADEQRTMVFFEAPHRTAVALAAMAEAFGAERPAAVCRELTKTHEEVRRGPLAELVAWAEDGVRGEVTVVVAGAVASTEAADPETLRAEVTALEATGVRRKDAAAAVAQRHGLPKREVYELMHR from the coding sequence GTGCTCGTCCTCGCTGCCACCCCGATCGGTCACGTCGGTGACGCGCCGCCGCGGCTGGCCGAGGAGCTCACCCGCGCCGACGTCATCGCGGCCGAGGACACCCGGCGGCTCAAGCGGCTGCTGGCCGACCTCGGCATCACCCCGACCGGTCGCGTCGTGTCCTACTTCGAGGGCAACGAGGCAGCACGGACCCCGCAGCTCGCCGACGCCCTCGCGGCGGGCGAGCGGGTCGTGCTGGTCACCGACGCCGGCATGCCGAGCGTCTCCGACCCGGGCTATCGGCTGGTCACGGCTGCGCTGGCTCGCGACGTCGCGGTCACCGCCGTGCCGGGCCCGTCGGCCGTGCTCACGGCCCTGGCCGTCTCGGGCCTGCCGGTGGACCGGTTCTGCTTCGAGGGGTTCTTGCCGCGCAAGGCGGGGGAGCGGGCCCGGCGCCTCGCGACGCTGGCCGACGAGCAGCGCACGATGGTCTTCTTCGAGGCGCCGCACCGCACGGCCGTCGCACTCGCCGCGATGGCCGAGGCGTTCGGTGCCGAGCGGCCGGCCGCCGTCTGCCGGGAGCTGACGAAGACCCACGAGGAGGTGCGCCGCGGCCCGCTCGCCGAGCTCGTCGCGTGGGCCGAGGACGGGGTGCGCGGCGAGGTGACCGTGGTGGTCGCCGGCGCCGTGGCGAGCACCGAGGCCGCCGACCCCGAGACCCTGCGCGCCGAGGTCACCGCGCTCGAGGCCACCGGCGTACGCCGCAAGGACGCGGCCGCCGCGGTGGCGCAACGTCACGGTCTGCCCAAGCGGGAGGTCTACGAGCTGATGCACCGATGA